The Dreissena polymorpha isolate Duluth1 chromosome 10, UMN_Dpol_1.0, whole genome shotgun sequence genome includes a region encoding these proteins:
- the LOC127848026 gene encoding uncharacterized protein LOC127848026, which yields MSGGHKNLDIEGHKGLTTEFTASLMTSLATNFDTRKTRNKLGSDVILEYETLTKSYLEGSSYFHNVLKNGDFKNDKHHIGNFVLNLILPLPVVGSLTGASRNRFSKRVFLNLFDDSLFRIEEVTAGSLSEGRYSSGPASTIDVEDDINNLFSTDYVVCLPCPTWPPQARSWKYRTRVWPSKGLVKKIVRGGCHLVSKGYKGSRESKEEFIFSFSLCDKMLSKSLSLNQKRCYMLFKYIFKFHINKVPRGLASFFCKVTFLWLCETKPAEEWKDESLLECLILLLGQLKRYLQHYYLPHYYIPDYNLVADMKKSDIDVCVRDLEKAMAEPWQIILKLTEKHRFRWLSRDVSLSDILKKVSSGVENPFFEIKNYLLSFFNEMLDKGEGLLVLSIISKQWHWASYIQVDTDIYIRHLEEMIAYLEGSGDLVCLKALLANLYHQREVERGGGNEGMKSCFIYKDTLYAARSHTWIYACFYDLLFYLQEYDLIIKDFIQNIKEDILYTPGMYSSITTYNRFTTQDFAEMLGHVLFPTTAYILYQVVRAYEALSQTSKTLYKQWLYNNEARKALNHLKRWTKRKCQMYPELFDDHLYFLVGKASEMVGDMETAEVFFKETLSYGISFVCIEPERVPVVPPYRLQILKGQFDCKLLRFQPYRKVKKRSKQHDTFIFKAGIARVGEYVHY from the exons ATGTCTGGTGGtcacaag AACCTGGATATAGAAGGACACAAGGGACTTACTACCGAATTCACTGCCAGTCTTATGACTTCTCTTGCAACAAACTTTGACACACGCAAGACGCGTAACAAACTAGGGTCTGATGTCATCCTCGAATATGAAACGCTGACGAAATCTTATTTGGAAGGCTCGTCATACTTTCACAATGTTCTTAAAAATGGAGATTTTAAAAATGACAAACACCACATTGGAAACTTTGTCCTCAACCTGATCCTGCCTCTTCCTGTTGTGGGATCTCTAACTGGGGCTAGCCGTAACCGGTTCAGTAAAAGAgtgtttttaaatttgtttgatGATTCCTTATTTAGGATAGAAGAAGTTACTGCTGGGAGTTTGAGTGAAGG ACGGTATAGTTCCGGTCCTGCCTCAACCATCGACGTTGAAGACGACATCAATAATTTGTTTTCTACAGATTACGTTGTCTGTTTGCCGTGTCCAACATGGCCGCCACAAGCGAGGAGCTGGAAATATAGAACACGAGTTTGGCCAAGCAAGGGACTGGTGAAAAAGATTGTAAGGGGCGGTTGTCATCTTGTTTCAAAAGGTTATAAAGGAAGCCGAGAATCGAAAGAAgagttcattttttcattttctcTTTGCGATAAAATGCTGTCCAAATCTCTCAGTCTGAATCAGAAAAGATGTTATATgttgttcaaatatatttttaaattccaTATCAACAAAGTGCCAAGAGGTCTTGCTAGTTTTTTTTGCAAAGTAACATTTCTCTGGCTCTGTGAAACGAAACCAGCAGAAGAATGGAAGGATGAAAGTCTTTTAGAATGTCTGATATTGTTGTTAGGTCAACTCAAACGATATCTTCAACACTATTATCTGCCACATTACTATATCCCAGACTACAACTTGGTGGCGGATATGAAAAAGTCAGATATAGATGTTTGTGTACGAGATTTGGAAAAAGCAATGGCAGAACCATGGCAGATCATTCTGAAATTAACAGAAAAGCATCGTTTTCGGTGGCTTTCAAGAGACGTTTCGCTCTCAGATATCTTAAAAAAAGTGAGTTCGGGTGTAGAAAACCCATTCTTTGAAATCAAGAAttatttgttatcattttttaatGAGATGCTGGACAAAGGCGAAGGCTTGCTTGTTCTTTCTATAATTTCCAAACAATGGCACTGGGCCTCTTATATTCAAGTCGATACTGATATTTACATTCGTCATCTGGAAGAGATGATTGCCTACCTTGAAGGGAGTGGTGATCTTGTATGTCTTAAGGCTCTCTTAGCAAACTTATATCATCAACGTGAAGTGGAGAGGGGAGGCGGGAATGAAGGTATGAAGAGTTGTTTTATATACAAGGACACCCTTTATGCTGCCAGATCACACACTTGGATATACGCTTGTTTCTACGACCTATTATTCTATCTCCAAGAATATGATTTAATAATTAAGgactttatacaaaatataaaagaagaTATTTTGTATACGCCTGGAATGTATTCTTCAATAACGACTTATAACAGGTTTACGACCCAAGATTTTGCAGAAATGCTAGGGCATGTACTGTTTCCTACGACAGCATATATACTATATCAAGTTGTACGCGCGTACGAAGCCTTGTCTCAGACATCGAAAACCTTATATAAACAATGGCTGTACAACAATGAAGCAAGAAAAGCATTGAATCACCTCAAAAGATGGACAAAGAGAAAATGTCAAATGTATCCAGAACTGTTCGATGACCACCTTTATTTTCTCGTTGGAAAAGCGTCGGAAATGGTCGGGGATATGGAGACTGCGGAAGTATTCTTTAAAGAGACACTAAGCTACGGCATATCATTTGTTTGTATTGAGCCCGAGCGAGTTCCTGTTGTGCCCCCGTATCGGCTACAGATTCTCAAAGGACAATTTGATTGCAAGCTATTGCGGTTTCAGCCGTACAGAAAAGTGAAGAAACGGTCAAAGCAACatgatacatttatatttaaggcTGGTATTGCAAGAGTTGGAGAATACgtacattattga